A window of bacterium contains these coding sequences:
- the hisS gene encoding histidine--tRNA ligase has protein sequence MRYQRPIGTQDVTPEIAPEWRFVEESFRQLAGRYGYGELRTPVFEDTDLFLRSVGQETDIASKEMYTFDDRGKRSITLRAEGTAPAVRAYLENHLDRTDKQRLVKLFYVVPIFRYDRPQAGRYRQHHQLGIEAIGSSDPAVDAEVISLAWNFYAQMGLTGIKLLLNSVGCPSCAPAYVEKLKQTLAPSLPELCESCQRRYVENPLRMLDCKVDHDRMAAAPKLVEELCDECAGHLQQVLAVLGALGIPYEIDHTIVRGLDYYTKTAFEFQIEGIGAQSALGGGGRYDGLVEKCGGPPTPGVGLGMGLERVLLARQQLGQTLAGTAGFPARAGVFLVALGDAVWTEALTLLQELRLAGLKTEVDYRRRSMKAQLRFADSELFAQAIILGEDELAQGIVGLKDLATGEQVEVPRGELLERLK, from the coding sequence ATGCGCTACCAACGTCCCATCGGCACCCAGGACGTCACTCCGGAGATCGCTCCCGAGTGGCGTTTTGTCGAGGAGAGCTTCCGTCAACTCGCCGGCCGCTACGGCTACGGCGAGCTGCGCACCCCTGTCTTCGAGGACACCGACCTGTTCCTGCGGTCGGTCGGCCAGGAGACGGACATCGCCTCGAAGGAGATGTACACCTTCGACGACCGCGGCAAGCGCAGCATCACTCTGCGGGCCGAGGGCACGGCCCCGGCGGTGCGGGCATATCTCGAGAATCACCTCGACCGCACCGACAAGCAGCGGCTGGTCAAGCTGTTCTACGTCGTCCCCATCTTCCGCTACGACCGCCCGCAGGCCGGGCGCTACCGCCAGCACCACCAGCTTGGCATCGAGGCCATCGGCTCGTCCGACCCGGCCGTGGATGCCGAGGTCATCTCGCTCGCGTGGAACTTCTACGCCCAGATGGGTCTCACCGGAATCAAGCTGCTCCTCAACTCAGTGGGCTGCCCGTCCTGCGCCCCGGCGTACGTGGAGAAGCTCAAGCAGACGCTGGCCCCCAGCCTCCCCGAGCTGTGCGAGAGCTGCCAGCGACGCTATGTCGAGAACCCGCTGCGGATGCTCGACTGCAAAGTGGACCACGACCGCATGGCTGCGGCGCCCAAGCTCGTCGAGGAGCTGTGCGACGAGTGTGCGGGGCACCTGCAGCAGGTGCTGGCCGTGCTGGGCGCTCTCGGCATACCCTACGAGATTGACCACACCATCGTCCGCGGGCTGGACTACTACACCAAGACCGCCTTCGAGTTCCAGATCGAGGGCATCGGGGCGCAGTCGGCCCTGGGCGGCGGCGGGCGCTATGACGGGCTCGTGGAGAAGTGCGGCGGCCCGCCCACGCCCGGCGTGGGTCTGGGCATGGGCCTGGAGCGCGTGCTGCTGGCCCGCCAGCAGCTCGGCCAGACGCTCGCGGGGACCGCGGGCTTTCCAGCCCGCGCAGGGGTCTTCCTCGTCGCCCTGGGCGACGCCGTCTGGACCGAGGCACTCACGCTGCTGCAGGAGCTGCGGCTCGCGGGTCTGAAGACTGAAGTGGACTACCGCCGCCGCTCGATGAAGGCGCAGTTGCGCTTCGCCGATAGCGAGCTGTTCGCGCAGGCGATCATCCTGGGCGAGGATGAGCTAGCGCAGGGCATCGTGGGGCTCAAGGACCTGGCGACGGGCGAGCAGGTGGAGGTCCCGCGCGGGGAGCTGTTGGAGCGACTGAAGTAG
- a CDS encoding DUF1559 domain-containing protein, with protein sequence MSRRHGFTLIELLVVIAIIAILAAILFPVFAKAREKARQASCQSNLKQVGLAIAQYMQDYDEKYPYAGNGTDDPYVAVNVCGWRGWLSNVVMPYVKNNQLFVCSSDGNNNYNVGTTTVPSGDSRFYKVSYCYNYAAAINSTTPSSTNVPGAGGAMGATVRPAELCMVWDSSNRWADGTNAFGRDVAQAFAGNDNYGQRHNALANFLYADGHVKTNRFSQLRYRNLTNMPDSDATVDRPVGPTWVYP encoded by the coding sequence ATGTCCCGACGACACGGCTTTACGCTCATCGAGCTGTTGGTGGTCATCGCGATCATCGCGATCCTCGCCGCGATTCTCTTCCCGGTCTTCGCCAAGGCGCGCGAGAAGGCGCGCCAGGCGAGCTGCCAGAGCAACCTCAAGCAGGTGGGTCTGGCCATCGCCCAGTACATGCAGGACTATGACGAGAAGTACCCCTATGCCGGCAACGGCACTGACGACCCCTATGTGGCCGTGAACGTCTGTGGCTGGCGGGGCTGGCTCTCCAACGTGGTCATGCCGTATGTCAAGAACAACCAGCTCTTTGTCTGCTCGAGCGACGGGAACAACAACTACAATGTCGGGACGACCACGGTCCCGAGCGGCGACAGCCGCTTCTACAAGGTCTCTTACTGCTACAACTACGCTGCCGCCATCAACAGCACGACACCCTCGTCCACGAACGTCCCCGGTGCCGGGGGCGCCATGGGCGCCACGGTGCGGCCTGCGGAGTTGTGCATGGTGTGGGACAGCTCGAACCGCTGGGCTGACGGCACCAATGCCTTTGGGCGCGATGTCGCACAAGCGTTTGCCGGCAACGACAACTACGGCCAGCGCCACAACGCCCTGGCCAACTTCCTGTACGCCGACGGCCACGTGAAGACCAACAGGTTCAGCCAGTTGCGCTACCGCAACCTTACGAACATGCCGGACAGTGACGCGACGGTGGACCGCCCGGTCGGCCCGACCTGGGTGTATCCGTGA
- a CDS encoding zf-HC2 domain-containing protein, whose amino-acid sequence MKCPSEVELNEYAEDRLPTARRWQVEAHLRDCAGCRTDLEGLSWVTAALGALEAEETDEASHPPLEDLAALREGRLPALRRAEVLTHIGTCPECAEIYGHLPREQRAASLVRHWQPLAAAASLLLVVGLVFFLARGQFAPGVIPKVPVAQQAEMSRPAAPLSPAAGGSAAPGKAATTPKEPPHATPGPRIGRHAVEQPHQAGTPERGRRGEGTRPRPGPVKGRGEAVVAETPPLPAPVPAPLLEAVTESMRASAPTMKTMTADASAGYSGPTRGATSRAEGKGRTSPGGVVAAKDVTDRVQVAAVNRLLPSVGAMDRARPTPLAPVAATPAPVAAAPTMSALPGMPGAPAGSAGAATAATPRARTTAGAGMPPTTSATVASPSATAAVSLLMNRVPPSDKWLQDLRNDPVRKAQVKALLREMLRQEKDGGRREIMRRALLALEPPASL is encoded by the coding sequence ATGAAGTGCCCGTCTGAAGTGGAACTGAACGAGTACGCCGAGGACCGGCTGCCAACCGCTCGCCGCTGGCAGGTGGAGGCCCACCTGCGCGACTGCGCGGGCTGCCGCACGGATCTGGAGGGTCTGTCGTGGGTGACGGCGGCGCTGGGAGCGCTGGAGGCGGAGGAGACCGACGAGGCGAGCCATCCGCCGCTGGAGGACCTCGCGGCGCTGCGGGAGGGCCGCCTGCCCGCCCTGCGCCGCGCCGAGGTGCTGACCCACATCGGCACCTGCCCCGAGTGCGCCGAGATCTACGGCCACCTCCCCCGCGAGCAGCGCGCTGCGTCCCTGGTGCGCCACTGGCAGCCCCTGGCCGCGGCGGCCAGCCTGCTGCTGGTTGTGGGGCTGGTCTTCTTCCTGGCCCGTGGGCAGTTCGCCCCGGGCGTCATCCCCAAGGTCCCCGTGGCGCAGCAAGCCGAGATGAGCCGCCCGGCCGCCCCGCTCTCACCGGCGGCTGGCGGCAGCGCGGCCCCGGGCAAGGCCGCCACCACGCCCAAGGAGCCCCCGCACGCCACGCCAGGGCCCCGGATCGGCCGGCACGCCGTTGAGCAGCCCCATCAGGCCGGAACTCCGGAGCGCGGCAGGAGAGGCGAGGGAACCCGGCCCCGACCCGGCCCGGTCAAGGGCCGCGGCGAGGCGGTCGTGGCGGAGACGCCGCCGCTACCGGCTCCCGTGCCCGCCCCTCTGCTCGAGGCTGTCACCGAGAGCATGAGGGCGTCCGCCCCGACCATGAAGACGATGACGGCGGATGCCTCCGCCGGCTACAGCGGCCCAACGCGAGGCGCGACGTCCCGCGCCGAGGGAAAGGGCCGTACCAGCCCGGGCGGCGTTGTGGCAGCGAAGGATGTCACCGATAGGGTGCAAGTCGCCGCGGTCAACCGGCTCCTGCCGTCGGTCGGCGCCATGGACCGTGCCAGGCCGACACCCCTTGCGCCCGTTGCGGCCACACCGGCGCCGGTCGCTGCGGCACCCACGATGTCCGCTCTGCCGGGGATGCCCGGCGCGCCTGCCGGATCGGCAGGCGCCGCCACCGCCGCCACGCCGCGAGCGAGGACAACCGCTGGCGCGGGCATGCCTCCGACCACCTCGGCAACCGTGGCCTCCCCGTCGGCGACAGCCGCGGTGTCGCTACTCATGAACCGCGTGCCGCCCAGCGACAAGTGGCTGCAGGACCTGCGGAACGATCCGGTGCGCAAGGCGCAGGTGAAGGCACTGTTGCGGGAGATGCTGCGGCAGGAGAAGGACGGGGGACGGCGGGAGATCATGCGGCGGGCGTTGCTGGCGCTGGAGCCGCCGGCGAGTCTCTAG
- a CDS encoding sigma-70 family RNA polymerase sigma factor has protein sequence MALTDLQLVQSIAAGDQGAFALLDERYRARLTGFLQGRQQLTRDEAEDVVQDVFATLVDRDCAALRSFEGRSSFYTYLCAIALRRLYRLRRKHLPAVDPTDQPAHEPSEDTREAEITAAQVRQAMAALPEQFRAALMLHHFGGLEYHEISDLLGIPANTVATRICRAKRRLKELLIA, from the coding sequence ATGGCTCTCACCGACCTGCAACTTGTGCAGTCCATTGCCGCCGGGGACCAGGGCGCCTTCGCGCTCCTGGACGAGCGGTACCGCGCCCGCCTGACGGGCTTCCTGCAGGGCCGGCAGCAGCTCACCCGCGACGAGGCCGAGGACGTCGTGCAAGACGTCTTCGCCACGCTGGTGGACCGCGACTGCGCTGCCCTGCGCAGCTTCGAGGGCCGGTCCAGCTTCTACACCTACCTGTGCGCCATCGCCCTGCGGCGGCTCTATCGCCTGCGCCGCAAGCACCTGCCCGCTGTGGACCCCACCGACCAGCCCGCCCACGAGCCGTCCGAAGACACCCGCGAGGCCGAGATCACGGCCGCGCAAGTGCGGCAGGCCATGGCCGCGTTGCCCGAGCAGTTCCGGGCCGCGCTGATGCTGCACCATTTCGGTGGGCTCGAGTACCACGAGATATCGGACCTGCTGGGCATTCCGGCCAACACCGTGGCCACGCGCATCTGCCGCGCCAAGCGTCGCCTGAAGGAGCTGCTGATAGCGTAG
- a CDS encoding DNA polymerase III subunit alpha, which produces MNQTGFSHLHVHTEYSLLDGACRIKPLVKRAAELEQPAVAMTDHGVMYGAIDFYKACHDAGIKPLLGCEVYFTPGSRRDREPGMGQANNFHLLLLAQNEIGYRNLLRLVSAAHLEGFYYKPRTDLELLSQHHEGLICLTACQAGLVANRLMADDLPAARQHLDQLREIYSPDNVYLELMQHGLEGQDVVIAGKLELARQTGAKVVATNDAHYVAREDARLHDVLLCMQTGSLLQDEKRLRFGADEFYLKSEEEMLALFPEAPEAISNVAEIVQRCDVSLELGNLRLPRFEVPEGHTLASYLRQVCEGNIGRLYGPDRPDVQQRLDYELDVIEQCQYSGYFLIVSDFIAEAKRRGMLVGPGRGSATGSVVSYLTGITEVDPLKYGLIFERMLNPERASPPDIDLDFPDDRREEIMDYVREKYGHDRVAQVCTFNTLGAKAAVRDVGRVLGIDQDRINRLAKSIPDGKGWTLEKALAEAPEVKQLTDEDAELAQVVDYAAQLEGISRHSSVHAAAVVISDQPLADVVPLKQEKGVVITQYSMNPVVDAGLVKMDFLGLKTLTIIRHAVEAIERNYGRKIDVLQIPLDDPRTYELLSQADTLAVFQLESEGMRALLRQLQPAKFEHCIALVALYRPGPMDSAPEFCAGRHGQPIQYLHSLLEPILEETYGVILYQEQVMRVATDVAGFSMPQAEIIMRAMAKKQTQKMLQMKPLFFEGCMKNGVPEDTVQQIWDRMETFSNYGFNKSHSAAYGLVAYWTAYLKANWPAELLAAQLTSVMDATEEVAKYVTECLRLGLNVQPPNVNLSDAAFAVKGGDVIFGLGAIKNFGPSAAQQIVDEREGQGAFASLADFCRRMAPLNLNKASVKTLIQAGALSELGERNALLEGLDACYAAAQKQQADAARGQGSLFDDMESDETIAAADALPKVPPMPSDESMALERELLGMYLSDHPLLRNRDKLAKCSTATIGELHEFPEKTKLLIGGMISAVKPYRTRSGDTMLFFTLADLSNSVEVTMFPRAYQQFSELMELNELVIVDGTVDRRGGNGGGDTPADTKLLCDRVIPIEKARPASAKRRQDAERARQTAIEVAAAEDDDTVPEEPPPGPWLEVEIRVPQLQGDSLPQLQDVLTQHSGSERVALLFIGNGKRRLVELGGVQVDPKPELLLALQQLPFVNDTYEVDYLAPPA; this is translated from the coding sequence ATGAACCAGACCGGCTTCTCCCATCTGCACGTCCACACCGAGTACAGTCTCCTCGACGGCGCCTGTCGCATCAAGCCTCTCGTCAAGCGCGCGGCGGAGTTGGAGCAGCCTGCCGTCGCCATGACGGACCATGGTGTCATGTACGGGGCCATTGACTTCTACAAGGCCTGTCACGACGCCGGCATCAAGCCGCTCCTCGGCTGCGAGGTGTACTTCACCCCGGGTTCGCGCCGCGACCGCGAGCCGGGGATGGGCCAGGCCAACAACTTCCACCTGTTGCTACTGGCGCAGAATGAGATCGGCTACCGCAACCTCCTGCGGCTCGTGTCGGCGGCGCACCTGGAGGGCTTCTACTACAAGCCGCGCACCGACCTGGAGCTGCTGAGCCAGCACCATGAGGGTCTCATCTGCCTCACTGCCTGCCAGGCGGGGCTCGTCGCCAACCGCCTCATGGCCGATGACCTCCCCGCCGCCCGGCAGCACCTGGACCAACTCCGCGAGATCTACAGCCCCGACAATGTCTACCTGGAACTGATGCAACACGGCCTGGAGGGGCAGGACGTGGTCATCGCCGGCAAGCTGGAGCTTGCCCGCCAGACCGGCGCGAAGGTCGTCGCCACCAACGACGCCCACTACGTGGCCAGGGAAGATGCGCGGCTGCACGATGTGCTGCTGTGCATGCAGACCGGCTCGCTGCTCCAGGACGAGAAGCGGCTCCGCTTCGGCGCCGACGAGTTCTACCTGAAGTCCGAAGAGGAGATGCTGGCGCTCTTCCCCGAGGCGCCCGAGGCGATCAGCAACGTGGCCGAGATCGTGCAGCGGTGCGACGTGAGCCTGGAGCTGGGCAACCTCCGCTTGCCGCGCTTTGAGGTCCCCGAGGGCCACACGCTGGCCAGCTACCTGCGCCAGGTGTGCGAGGGCAACATTGGGCGCCTGTACGGGCCGGACCGCCCCGATGTCCAGCAGCGCCTGGACTACGAGCTGGATGTCATCGAGCAGTGTCAGTATTCGGGTTACTTCCTGATCGTCAGTGACTTCATCGCCGAGGCCAAGCGGCGCGGGATGCTGGTGGGCCCCGGGCGCGGCTCGGCCACCGGCAGCGTCGTCTCGTACCTGACGGGCATCACCGAGGTGGACCCGCTCAAGTACGGACTGATCTTCGAGCGTATGCTCAATCCCGAGCGCGCCAGCCCACCCGACATTGACCTGGACTTCCCCGACGACCGCCGTGAAGAGATCATGGACTATGTGCGGGAGAAGTACGGGCACGACCGGGTGGCGCAGGTCTGCACCTTCAACACGCTCGGGGCCAAGGCCGCCGTGCGCGATGTCGGCCGCGTGCTGGGCATTGATCAGGACCGCATCAACCGGCTGGCCAAGTCCATCCCCGACGGCAAGGGCTGGACGCTGGAGAAGGCCCTGGCTGAGGCGCCCGAGGTCAAGCAGTTGACCGACGAGGATGCCGAGCTGGCGCAGGTCGTGGACTACGCCGCGCAGCTCGAGGGCATCTCGCGCCATTCCTCCGTCCACGCCGCCGCGGTCGTGATCTCCGACCAGCCGCTGGCGGACGTGGTGCCGCTCAAGCAGGAGAAGGGCGTCGTCATCACCCAGTACTCCATGAACCCGGTCGTGGACGCCGGCCTGGTCAAGATGGATTTCCTGGGCCTGAAGACCCTGACCATCATTCGGCACGCCGTCGAGGCCATCGAGCGCAACTACGGCCGCAAGATTGACGTGCTGCAGATACCGCTCGACGACCCCAGGACCTACGAGCTGCTCAGCCAGGCCGACACGCTGGCAGTGTTCCAACTGGAAAGCGAGGGCATGCGCGCCCTGCTGCGGCAGTTGCAGCCGGCGAAGTTCGAGCACTGCATCGCCCTGGTGGCGCTGTACCGCCCGGGGCCGATGGACTCGGCGCCCGAGTTCTGCGCCGGCCGCCACGGCCAGCCCATCCAGTACCTGCACTCGCTGCTGGAACCGATTCTTGAGGAAACCTACGGCGTCATCCTATACCAAGAGCAAGTCATGCGGGTGGCGACCGACGTGGCCGGCTTCTCCATGCCCCAGGCCGAGATCATCATGCGGGCCATGGCCAAGAAGCAAACTCAGAAGATGCTGCAGATGAAGCCGCTGTTCTTCGAGGGCTGCATGAAGAACGGCGTGCCTGAGGACACGGTCCAGCAGATCTGGGACCGCATGGAGACGTTCAGCAACTACGGGTTCAACAAGTCGCACAGCGCGGCGTACGGGCTGGTCGCGTACTGGACGGCGTACCTGAAGGCGAACTGGCCGGCGGAACTGCTGGCGGCGCAGCTCACCAGCGTCATGGACGCGACCGAAGAGGTCGCCAAGTATGTGACCGAGTGTCTGCGCCTGGGCCTCAACGTCCAGCCACCCAATGTGAACCTCAGCGACGCCGCTTTTGCCGTCAAGGGCGGCGATGTCATCTTCGGCCTGGGCGCCATCAAGAACTTCGGTCCCAGCGCGGCCCAGCAGATCGTGGACGAGCGCGAGGGCCAAGGCGCCTTCGCCAGCCTGGCCGACTTCTGCCGCCGCATGGCGCCGCTGAACCTGAACAAGGCCTCGGTCAAGACGCTGATCCAGGCCGGCGCCCTGTCGGAGTTGGGCGAGCGCAACGCCCTGCTCGAAGGCCTCGACGCCTGCTACGCCGCGGCCCAGAAGCAGCAGGCCGACGCCGCGCGCGGGCAGGGCTCGCTCTTTGATGACATGGAGAGCGACGAGACCATCGCCGCCGCCGACGCGCTGCCGAAGGTCCCGCCCATGCCGTCGGACGAGTCGATGGCCCTGGAGCGCGAGCTGCTGGGCATGTACCTGTCCGACCATCCGCTCCTGCGCAACCGCGACAAGCTCGCCAAGTGCTCGACAGCGACCATTGGCGAACTGCATGAGTTCCCGGAGAAGACCAAGCTGCTCATCGGCGGGATGATCAGCGCCGTGAAGCCCTACCGCACCCGCAGCGGCGACACGATGCTCTTCTTCACACTGGCCGACCTGAGCAACTCGGTTGAGGTCACGATGTTCCCGCGGGCCTACCAGCAGTTCAGCGAGCTGATGGAGCTCAACGAGCTGGTGATCGTGGACGGTACAGTGGACCGGCGCGGCGGCAACGGTGGCGGCGATACGCCCGCGGATACCAAGCTGCTGTGCGACCGGGTCATCCCGATCGAGAAGGCGCGCCCCGCCTCGGCCAAGCGCCGCCAGGACGCCGAGCGGGCGCGCCAGACGGCCATCGAGGTGGCCGCCGCCGAGGATGATGACACGGTGCCCGAGGAGCCGCCGCCGGGCCCATGGCTGGAGGTCGAGATCCGGGTGCCGCAACTGCAGGGCGACTCCCTACCGCAGTTGCAGGACGTCCTGACCCAGCACAGCGGCAGCGAGCGCGTGGCCCTGCTGTTCATCGGCAACGGCAAGCGGCGCCTGGTGGAGCTCGGCGGCGTGCAGGTGGACCCCAAGCCCGAGCTGCTGCTGGCCCTGCAGCAGCTGCCATTCGTGAACGATACCTACGAGGTAGACTATCTCGCGCCGCCGGCGTAG
- the hisD gene encoding histidinol dehydrogenase, giving the protein MSEGKVQIIDVRRQSSALLDALRQRSLADVSPEVEQAVREIVDRVRAEGDAALLEYGRRFDCPTLELDDLRVPDQELEAAYADVSPEWIGAFRRAKENIYAFHERLRPTSWLDSFDGMWLGQKVTPLAAVGLYVPAAKAPLPSTVAMTAVPARVAGVTRLVLATPPRRDGTLDPTMLVAAAECGVDEVYRMGGAQAVAALAYGTDTVERVDKVVGPGNPYVILAKREVFGVVGIESLPGPSESLIIADGEADPVLVAADLLSQAEHTGDNLVILLTPDQTLAEAVRDEAYRQLMVLPRMELTSASLGDYGVIAIVQDLDHAVQIANDIAPEHLELSVAEPLELLERVENAGCICLGHMTSVPLADYAAGPSHVLPTNGTARFSSPLSVEDFVKKSSLVYATECGLQSLGPDVAVLAEGEGLYAHAEAVKRRLR; this is encoded by the coding sequence ATGAGCGAAGGCAAGGTCCAGATCATTGACGTGCGCCGCCAGTCCTCGGCGTTGCTGGACGCGCTGCGGCAGCGCTCGCTTGCGGACGTCTCGCCCGAGGTCGAACAGGCCGTGCGCGAGATCGTGGACCGCGTCCGCGCCGAGGGCGATGCCGCGCTGCTGGAGTACGGCCGACGCTTTGACTGCCCGACCCTGGAGCTGGACGACCTGCGCGTCCCCGATCAGGAACTGGAGGCCGCCTACGCCGACGTCAGCCCTGAGTGGATCGGCGCCTTCCGGCGGGCCAAGGAGAACATCTACGCCTTCCATGAGCGCCTGCGGCCCACGTCGTGGCTCGATAGCTTCGACGGGATGTGGCTCGGGCAGAAGGTGACCCCCCTGGCGGCGGTCGGCCTCTATGTGCCGGCGGCAAAGGCCCCGCTGCCCTCGACGGTCGCCATGACCGCCGTGCCGGCGCGCGTCGCGGGCGTAACCCGCCTGGTGCTGGCGACCCCGCCGCGCCGTGATGGCACGCTGGACCCGACGATGCTCGTCGCCGCCGCCGAGTGCGGCGTGGATGAGGTCTATCGCATGGGCGGGGCGCAGGCCGTCGCCGCCCTGGCCTACGGCACCGACACCGTGGAGCGCGTGGACAAGGTCGTCGGCCCGGGCAACCCGTACGTGATTCTGGCCAAGCGCGAGGTCTTCGGGGTCGTGGGGATCGAGTCGCTTCCCGGCCCCAGCGAGTCGCTCATCATCGCCGACGGCGAGGCCGACCCGGTGCTGGTGGCCGCCGACCTGCTCTCCCAGGCCGAGCACACCGGCGACAATCTGGTCATCCTCCTGACCCCCGACCAGACACTGGCCGAGGCCGTGCGTGACGAGGCCTACCGGCAACTGATGGTCCTGCCCCGCATGGAGCTGACCAGCGCCTCGCTGGGCGACTACGGGGTCATTGCCATCGTGCAGGACCTGGACCATGCCGTGCAGATCGCCAACGACATCGCACCGGAGCACCTGGAACTGTCGGTGGCCGAGCCGCTGGAGCTGCTCGAGCGCGTGGAGAACGCCGGCTGCATCTGCCTGGGGCACATGACCAGCGTGCCGCTGGCGGACTACGCCGCCGGCCCGAGCCACGTGCTGCCCACCAACGGCACGGCCCGCTTCTCGTCGCCGCTGTCGGTCGAGGATTTCGTGAAGAAGTCGTCGCTGGTGTATGCCACCGAGTGTGGCCTGCAGAGCCTGGGGCCGGATGTAGCGGTGCTGGCCGAGGGCGAGGGGCTGTATGCGCACGCGGAGGCGGTCAAGCGACGTTTGCGGTAG
- the hisB gene encoding imidazoleglycerol-phosphate dehydratase HisB produces MSREATIKRETKETQIELWLSLDGSGTYEIETGVGFFDHMLTHIAKHGLLDLKLRATGDTHVDDHHLVEDVGIVLGQALAQAIGDKKGISRYGWALCPLDEALVGVALDFSGRTHLQFDLRFPTQKTGTFDTELVLEFFRAVAANAAMTLHLWQQSGLNSHHIAESAFKSFGRALRMAAELDERQAGQVPSTKGTL; encoded by the coding sequence ATGTCACGCGAAGCAACCATCAAGCGCGAGACGAAAGAGACACAGATTGAGCTGTGGCTGAGTCTCGACGGCTCCGGCACGTACGAGATCGAGACCGGTGTTGGTTTCTTCGACCACATGCTCACTCACATCGCCAAGCATGGGCTGCTGGACCTGAAGCTCAGGGCCACCGGCGACACGCACGTGGACGACCACCACCTGGTCGAGGATGTCGGCATCGTCCTGGGCCAGGCGCTGGCGCAGGCCATCGGCGACAAGAAGGGCATCAGCCGCTACGGCTGGGCGCTGTGCCCGCTCGATGAGGCCCTTGTCGGCGTGGCGCTGGACTTCTCGGGCCGCACCCACCTGCAGTTCGACCTGCGCTTCCCGACCCAGAAGACCGGCACGTTCGACACCGAACTGGTCCTGGAGTTCTTCCGCGCGGTGGCCGCCAACGCCGCGATGACGCTGCACCTGTGGCAGCAGTCCGGTCTTAACAGCCACCACATCGCCGAGTCGGCCTTCAAGTCGTTCGGCCGCGCGCTGCGGATGGCCGCCGAGCTGGATGAGCGCCAGGCCGGGCAGGTGCCGAGCACCAAGGGGACGCTGTAG
- the hisH gene encoding imidazole glycerol phosphate synthase subunit HisH, with product MIALIDYGMGNLGSVHKALLKVGCEVEITSDAAVIEAADGVVLPGVGAFDDCMTNLEQAGVIPAIKAAIAADKPFVGICLGLQVLFESSEEGKLPGLGILPGKVVRFRHSLKIPQIGWNQITIHGDVPLLRGVAQGPWTYFVHSYYAEPADDSLIATTTDYGYEFCSAVRRGNLYASQWHPEKSAAVGLQVLANFRKAVQGEL from the coding sequence ATGATCGCACTGATTGACTACGGTATGGGTAATCTGGGCAGCGTCCACAAGGCGCTGCTGAAGGTTGGCTGTGAGGTCGAGATCACGTCCGACGCGGCGGTCATTGAGGCGGCCGACGGCGTCGTGCTGCCCGGGGTCGGCGCGTTCGATGACTGCATGACCAACCTGGAGCAGGCCGGCGTCATCCCGGCCATCAAGGCTGCCATCGCGGCAGACAAGCCCTTCGTCGGCATCTGCCTGGGGCTCCAGGTGCTCTTTGAGTCCAGCGAGGAGGGCAAGCTGCCCGGGCTGGGCATTCTGCCGGGTAAGGTGGTGCGCTTCCGCCACAGCCTGAAGATCCCGCAGATCGGCTGGAACCAGATCACGATCCATGGCGACGTGCCGCTGCTGCGCGGCGTGGCGCAGGGCCCATGGACCTACTTCGTCCACTCGTACTATGCCGAGCCGGCCGATGACAGCCTCATCGCCACGACCACCGACTACGGCTACGAGTTCTGCTCGGCCGTCCGGCGCGGCAACCTGTATGCCAGCCAGTGGCATCCCGAGAAGAGCGCCGCAGTGGGCCTGCAGGTCCTGGCGAACTTCCGGAAGGCTGTGCAGGGGGAGCTATGA
- a CDS encoding GNAT family N-acetyltransferase, translating into MNPPEEFRTARLVLRRPRLDDAEAIFASYAQDPEVTRYLTWPAHTELAQTQRFVASRLAAWESGEAYEWVITVPPLDEALGMIALRVQGHKADLGYVLARPYWGQGLVTEAAQAVTDWAFAQPDIYRVWAVCDVNNPASARVMAKIGMSYEGTLRRWTQRPGHEVPSDCLCYARTK; encoded by the coding sequence ATGAACCCGCCCGAGGAGTTCCGGACCGCCCGCCTGGTGCTGCGCCGCCCTCGTCTCGACGATGCTGAGGCGATCTTCGCCAGCTATGCGCAGGACCCGGAAGTCACGCGCTACCTGACCTGGCCCGCGCACACGGAGCTGGCGCAGACGCAGCGGTTCGTGGCCAGCCGTCTGGCCGCCTGGGAGTCAGGCGAGGCTTACGAGTGGGTCATCACCGTCCCGCCGCTGGACGAGGCCCTCGGCATGATCGCCCTGCGGGTGCAGGGCCACAAGGCCGATCTGGGCTACGTGCTGGCGCGCCCGTACTGGGGCCAGGGGCTGGTCACCGAGGCGGCGCAGGCCGTCACGGACTGGGCCTTCGCGCAGCCGGACATCTACCGCGTCTGGGCGGTGTGCGATGTCAACAACCCGGCCTCGGCGCGCGTGATGGCGAAGATCGGGATGTCGTACGAGGGCACGCTGAGGCGCTGGACGCAGCGGCCGGGGCACGAGGTCCCGTCCGACTGTCTGTGCTACGCCAGGACGAAGTAG